Proteins from a single region of Euwallacea similis isolate ESF13 chromosome 21, ESF131.1, whole genome shotgun sequence:
- the RpLP1 gene encoding large ribosomal subunit protein P1: MTSNAELACVYSALILADDDIAVTGEKIQTILKAANVDVEPYWPGLFSKALEGVNIKELITNIGSGAGAVPAAGAPAVGGAAPAAAAAAPEKKKDSEPEEESDEDMGLGFFD; encoded by the exons atgacgtCAAACGCTGAATTAGCTTGCGTATACTCTGCTCTCATTCTGGCTGACGACGACATTGCAGTTACT ggggaaaaaattcaaactatCCTCAAGGCTGCCAATGTTGATGTAGAACCCTACTGGCCAGGTTTGTTCTCCAAAGCTTTGGAAGGAGTCAATATTAAAGAACTAATCACGAATATTGGCTCTGGAGCGGGAGCTGTTCCCGCAGCTGGTGCTCCCGCTGTAGGAGGTGCTGCGCCAGCTGCAGCTGCTGCCGCTCCTGAGAAAAAGAAAGACTCTGAGCCAGAAGAAGAATCCGATGAAGATATGGGACTTGGCTTCTTCGATTAG
- the LOC136415789 gene encoding transmembrane protein 256 homolog isoform X2 yields the protein MGFYDFVNFVLYDNPVSKTVTSMVLNSKNNSPPIPNVTVITEKTPLWKLATEGGPFIRIAALLGASAVALGAYGAHRTFPKDREVELKLIYDTANRYHFFHSLALLSIPLCQNPKIAGTLILSGTILFSGTLYYHALTADNKFGRLAPLGGTILILGWLSMVI from the exons ATGGGATTTTACGACTTCGTAAATTTTGTTCTATATGATAACCCagtctcaaaaacggtaacaTCGATGGTTCTC AACAGTAAAAACAACTCACCTCCTATTCCAAATGTAACAGTTATAACTGAGAAAACACCCTTATGGAAACTGGCAACTGAGGGGGGACCATTTATTCGGATAGCAGCTTTGCTGGGAGCCTCAGCAGTTGCTTTAGGGGCATATGGAGCACACAGAACATTCCCTAAAGACCGAGAAGTTGAATTGAAACTTATATATGATACAGCAAATCGCTATCATTTCTTTCATTCCTTGGCACTACTTAGTATTCCTTTGTGTCAGAATCCTAAAATT GCTGGTACCTTAATCTTATCAggaactattttattttctggcACATTGTACTATCATGCTCTTACTGCTGATAACAAATTTGGAAGATTGGCTCCCCTTGGaggaacaattttaattttgggaTGGCTGTCCAtggttatttaa
- the LOC136415863 gene encoding uncharacterized protein, whose amino-acid sequence MNRTSKTGLAASPTKTVPKYIKTQNVQLRAIAKPAPYKLKPYSGLYNPYPSGCSLLCNHPMDKQAKELFRKAKENWTNDERRSILLTDEIHAIKTSLSKFSCGDRHLITQIESVPEELFRRYTDTDSRPLTPAPTLVSGATRASGSRRCVTPEACGTRPKAQLVLDLRRTHSQDTISYSISLQEPPIVRVQNVLTRAASLEEIPRTRKSATTNNLSVPSPRKAKTAITNTKKLIFSAITAESSNKNAEEKMEGVSFNGKKEEDYVKRRGKRRKKKQRDSSRGPPAFQAPVDPETQVAAIAIDSPSLDVLMSCAPNQSQDGLLKRISSKKGTKLLCDKSFEIESYLNAEILNQLRRELNEDLVDSELNLNRKKALEEALKVMPKDKAHCRELLELENELKIPKLNSNLWMSLPRTFTRSSARFELPMNSMSLSKMTPVEYLQENVTISSERKLLFNCIFNKFKTDTDLKLERKMSGHVMQEALDLLMGRPMTPEEATRFKNLVGWGDSVDFKTFCGIAALCERIMAPSYFSRLADRKTDPSHEIEVADFELLSRKITGQLVDERLIQILCNIKIL is encoded by the coding sequence ATGAATCGCACAAGCAAAACAGGTCTCGCTGCCAGCCCTACAAAAACAGTCCCAAAATACATAAAGACACAAAATGTTCAATTAAGAGCTATCGCGAAACCTGCTCCCTACAAGCTGAAACCGTATTCCGGTCTTTACAACCCTTACCCCAGTGGGTGCTCATTGCTTTGCAACCATCCCATGGACAAACAAGCAAAAGAACTATTTCGGAAAGCCAAGGAAAATTGGACCAACGATGAGCGACGTAGCATCCTGCTCACCGACGAAATACATGCCATTAAGACCAGTTTAAGCAAGTTTAGTTGTGGGGACAGACATTTAATTACTCAGATTGAGAGTGTTCCTGAGGAGCTGTTCCGGAGGTACACAGACACCGATTCTCGTCCATTAACCCCTGCACCAACTTTGGTAAGTGGTGCTACCAGAGCATCTGGTTCTAGAAGATGTGTGACTCCTGAAGCGTGTGGTACTAGACCGAAGGCGCAGCTAGTCTTGGATTTGAGGAGAACTCACAGTCAAGATACTATATCATATAGCATATCTCTTCAAGAGCCTCCAATAGTCCGAGTTCAAAATGTCTTAACTAGGGCTGCCAGTTTGGAGGAAATTCCCCGTACTAGGAAATCTGCCACTACAAATAATTTGTCGGTGCCATCCCCTAGGAAAGCCAAGACTGCGATCACTAACActaagaaattgatttttagtgCTATCACAGCTGAGTCTAGCAATAAAAACGCCGAAGAAAAAATGGAGGGAGTCTCATTCAATGGCAAGAAAGAAGAGGATTACGTTAAGCGCAGGGGCAAAAGACGAAAGAAAAAGCAAAGGGATTCTTCCAGGGGACCTCCAGCTTTCCAAGCTCCAGTAGACCCAGAAACCCAAGTGGCAGCCATTGCGATCGACTCTCCAAGTCTAGATGTACTAATGTCCTGTGCACCAAATCAAAGTCAAGACGGATTGCTAAAAAGAATCTCAAGCAAAAAAGGCACAAAGCTGCTATGTGATAAGAGTTTCGAGATTGAGTCTTATCTTAATGCAGAAATATTAAACCAGCTTAGACGCGAATTAAACGAGGATTTGGTGGATAGTGAATTGAACTTGAACAGAAAAAAGGCCCTCGAAGAAGCTCTTAAAGTCATGCCTAAGGACAAAGCACACTGCAGAGAGTTACTGGAGCTGGAAAACGAACTTAAAATACccaaattaaattcaaatttgtggATGTCTTTGCCTAGGACCTTCACCAGGTCTAGTGCTAGGTTCGAGTTACCTATGAACAGTATGTCCCTATCTAAAATGACCCCTGTAGAATACCTACAAGAAAACGTTACCATTTCTTCAGAGAGAAAACTATTATTCAACtgcatttttaacaaattcaaaacGGACACTGACTTAAAGCtggaaagaaaaatgtcaGGTCACGTAATGCAGGAAGCGTTAGATCTTCTAATGGGCAGGCCAATGACACCTGAAGAAGCAActcgatttaaaaatttggtcgGATGGGGGGATTCGGTGGATTTCAAGACATTTTGCGGCATTGCTGCTTTGTGCGAAAGGATCATGGCGCCCTCCTATTTCAGCAGACTTGCCGATCGGAAAACTGATCCTTCTCATGAAATTGAGGTGGCTGATTTCGAACTGTTGTCCCGCAAGATCACCGGACAATTAGTAGACGAGcgattaattcaaatattatgcaatattaaaattctttaa
- the LOC136415864 gene encoding ankyrin-2-like isoform X1, which yields MAEHSSESDQELHDIYPHNASVVFVYDDPLLATGVIQAVMQADLNKVKALVIAGRSANINDNHGNTPLHVAVINNLPEIADFLLTCDDVNVNCKNFYGETALFLAGKRGYLNLVEILIKADCDVNLPTLEDMTPLHISVKYPKIVEKLIVSGAEMDATDYSGETVLHEAINEQNLETLCMLLYYGADPNIPCNNGITPFMKAICFDDVDFQAALFDYVTDFNAVTKDGMTLLNLALTHTCPHVREIIERGADVNHENEHLNAFIMCLRVPNVDNFTLVWKDFKYQKLHSNLSYVEQIINALEENDVHMYLRVIINSNNLAPLFVDFDFFPLYNFVTYVVIDKGAWSDIVHELLFLYASHGYSLSGDIIGQLFEMYGYTDLLYACLHMDLDLLDNSVVSFARFLFDTRLPTKRFGSILAGGLENFSMLCLTSFFQFFRFPRLTHIHNMNFTEKYKADLKKLCQLPSLLELSRNATRDHLILKFDLLTSKQYFLFLQNMKIANTYKSILSFRLPIYE from the exons ATGGCCGAACATTCATCAGAATCTGACCAGGAATTACATGATATT TATCCCCATAACGCGTCAGTGGTCTTCGTTTATGACGACCCATTGCTAGCAACTGGGGTTATCCAAGCCGTTATGCAGGCAGATTTAAACAAAGTTAAAGCGTTAGTAATAGCGGGAAGGTCGGCAAATATTAACGACAACCATGGAAATACCCCGTTACACGTAGCGGTTATTAACAACTT ACCCGAAATAGCCGATTTCCTATTAACTTGCGATGATGTCAACGTTAACTGTAAGAATTTTTACGGGGAAACTGCCTTATTTCTGGCTGGAAAACGCGGATATTTGAATTTGgtcgaaattttaatcaagGCAGACTGTGACGTGAACTTGCCTACTTTGGAGGACATGACACCATTGCACATATCAGTGAAATATCCTAAAATTGTGGAGAAGCTCATTGTCAGCGGGGCAGAAATGGACGCAACAGATTATAGTGGAGAAACTGTTCTGCACGAGGCCATAAATGAGCAAAATTTGGAAACCCTTTGTATGCTGTTGTATTATGGGGCAGATCCTAACATTCCCTGTAACAATGGTATTACTCCGTTCATGAAAGCTATCTGTTTCGATGATGTGGATTTTCAAGCTGCTTTATTTGATTACGTAACTGATTTTAATGCTGTCACCAAGGATGGAATGACTTTACTGAATTTAGCTCTAACTCATACGTGCCCCCATGTACGGGAAATCATCGAGAGGGGGGCCGATGTTAACCACGAAAATGAGCATCTAAATGCTTTTATTATGTGTTTACGTGTCCCCAATGTGGATAACTTTACTCTTGTCTggaaagattttaaatacCAGAAGTTACATTCAAACTTGTCTTACGTAGAACAGATTATCAATGCGCTGGAAGAAAATGACGTTCACATGTACCTACGCGTTATCAtaaatagcaataatttaGCTCCGTTGTTTGTAGATTTCGACTTTTTCCCCCTATATAACTTTGTAACTTATGTTGTAATCGATAAGGGAGCTTGGTCTGACATAGTTCATGAACTCCTATTTCTGTACGCGAGCCATGGGTACTCTTTGAGTGGCGACATTATTGGACAATTATTTGAGATGTATGGTTATACTGATTTATTGTACGCCTGTCTTCACATGGACCTTGATCTCCTGGATAACAGTGTCGTCAGTTTCGCTAGGTTTTTATTTGACACGAGACTACCCACCAAACGGTTTGGAAGCATATTAGCTGGTGGACTTGAGAATTTTTCAATGCTTTGCTTAACTagctttttccaattttttagatttccgCGATTGACGCACATTCACAATATGAATTTCACCGAGAAGTACAAAGCAGACTTGAAAAAACTCTGTCAGTTACCCAGTTTATTAGAACTATCTCGAAATGCTACTCGTGAtcatctaattttaaaatttgatttgctCACATCAAAGCAGTactttttgtttcttcaaaacatgaaaattgctAATACTTATAAAAGTATCTTGAGTTTCAGATTGCCGATATACGAATAA
- the LOC136415789 gene encoding transmembrane protein 256 homolog isoform X1, with translation MGFYDFVNFVLYDNPVSKTVTSMVLVSAFCILTFCLARNCVSLQNSKNNSPPIPNVTVITEKTPLWKLATEGGPFIRIAALLGASAVALGAYGAHRTFPKDREVELKLIYDTANRYHFFHSLALLSIPLCQNPKIAGTLILSGTILFSGTLYYHALTADNKFGRLAPLGGTILILGWLSMVI, from the exons ATGGGATTTTACGACTTCGTAAATTTTGTTCTATATGATAACCCagtctcaaaaacggtaacaTCGATGGTTCTCGTAAGCGCTTTCTGTATTCTCACATTTTGCTTAGCGAGAAATTGTGTTTCCTTGCAGAACAGTAAAAACAACTCACCTCCTATTCCAAATGTAACAGTTATAACTGAGAAAACACCCTTATGGAAACTGGCAACTGAGGGGGGACCATTTATTCGGATAGCAGCTTTGCTGGGAGCCTCAGCAGTTGCTTTAGGGGCATATGGAGCACACAGAACATTCCCTAAAGACCGAGAAGTTGAATTGAAACTTATATATGATACAGCAAATCGCTATCATTTCTTTCATTCCTTGGCACTACTTAGTATTCCTTTGTGTCAGAATCCTAAAATT GCTGGTACCTTAATCTTATCAggaactattttattttctggcACATTGTACTATCATGCTCTTACTGCTGATAACAAATTTGGAAGATTGGCTCCCCTTGGaggaacaattttaattttgggaTGGCTGTCCAtggttatttaa
- the LOC136415788 gene encoding protein phosphatase methylesterase 1, giving the protein MTDLRKAVLGLPRKKPSQVNLGIAKPNFSPLKWQYYFDKEDYIETESGKHHVYIKGSSGPLVLCLHGGGYNGLTWSLFAKEIHENIECQVIAIDFRGHGNTKTNDDNDLSLETLSEDVAEIANKLAERENAKVILVGHSMGGAIAVSASYKIQLLVGLCVIDVVEGTALDALSSMQSILRGRPTSFKSIPHAIRWCYKGGQCHNLEAARISMPGQIINAKTGQLACDEWQDFDKIDGINLSNPIEKQLTVSESSIKEIDEETVSEQEETKLGPSASSVNENAFKRPKTTESQSNEDPYLWRIDLSQTETYWQQWFQGLSEKFLGTSCPKILILANIFGLDTKLTVGQMQGKFQLQVLAKTGHAVHEDQPRQVAELLSIYLVKQKCAETKPGFSMPLYPNTCC; this is encoded by the coding sequence ATGACTGATCTAAGAAAAGCAGTGTTAGGTCTACCCCGCAAAAAGCCCTCCCAAGTAAATCTTGGAATtgcaaaaccaaatttttccCCTTTAAAATGGCagtattattttgataaagaaGATTACATTGAAACTGAATCAGGAAAGCATCATGTATATATCAAAGGATCATCTGGCCCATTGGTGCTGTGTTTGCATGGTGGTGGTTATAACGGTTTGACATGGTCTCTTTTTGCAAAAGAAATACATGAAAACATAGAATGTCAAGTAATAGCTATTGATTTCCGTGGACATGGAAATACCAAAACTAATGATGATAACGATTTGTCTTTAGAAACTTTAAGTGAGGATGTGGctgaaattgcaaataaactAGCTGAGAGGGAAAATGCTAAGGTTATATTAGTGGGTCATAGTATGGGGGGTGCTATTGCAGTCAGTGCTTCTTACAAAATTCAGTTGCTAGTAGGACTTTGTGTGATAGATGTAGTAGAAGGCACTGCTTTAGATGCCTTATCATCAATGCAAAGTATCTTAAGAGGTCGCCCCACTTCCTTTAAAAGTATTCCACATGCCATTAGATGGTGTTACAAAGGGGGACAATGTCATAATCTGGAAGCTGCAAGAATCTCCATGCCAGGTCAAATAATTAATGCCAAAACTGGACAGTTGGCCTGCGATGAATGGCAagattttgacaaaattgaCGGCATCAACTTGTCCAACCCTATTGAAAAACAGCTGACTGTGTCAGAGTCTAGTATCAAAGAAATTGATGAAGAGACAGTCTCAGAACAAGAAGAAACTAAATTAGGGCCTAGTGCTTCTAGTGTGAATGAGAATGCATTTAAACGTCCAAAAACTACAGAGAGTCAGTCAAATGAGGATCCCTATTTGTGGAGAATAGACTTAAGCCAGACTGAAACTTATTGGCAGCAATGGTTTCAAGGTTTATCAGAGAAATTTTTAGGTACTTCCTGTCCAAAAATACTGATTCTGGCAAATATTTTTGGACTTGATACTAAACTTACAGTGGGCCAAATGCAGGGGAAATTTCAGTTGCAAGTGTTGGCAAAAACAGGACATGCAGTACATGAAGATCAACCTCGCCAAGTGGCTGAACTTTTGAGCATTTATTTGGTGAAACAGAAGTGTGCTGAAACAAAGCCTGGTTTCTCTATGCCTTTGTATCCCAACACATGCTGCTAA
- the LOC136415864 gene encoding longitudinals lacking protein, isoforms H/M/V-like isoform X2, with product MGTKEQKFCVRARKHPKFFERVFDEFLKEETFCDVTLTNTNFIFKAHKLVLSVCSPYFKKILKDAPLEQHIIIILKDVTSEEASCFLEYMYTGETTVPRTLLSKFLETCRSLEIEGFTSVNESSDDTVLSDHSGRPITRESSLDVTLSNNNDVDLNSSPEPESYHDTNTNSRNNSKKRRKKSKGLKPKQQKLDDKNDLISVEIPELAGSISDNDNLHENRSNIQAELDILDSPPRPPSSIYFSVGEPDNDISTRSKESLIRLNQHDHDDHKTNSPIASTRGNAAQQSEFLKSLNLISKSSEDTNDGSDESEVIVRKICRTRSSRIFSCRNISKATFAHQPVPDVQTRPERQLRVILSRFQGSPSASKSNMNI from the coding sequence atGGGTACAAAAGAACAGAAGTTTTGTGTGCGAGCACGTAAACatccaaaattttttgaacgcGTTTTTGACGAGTTTTTGAAAGAGGAAACGTTCTGTGATGTTACTCTTACaaacacaaattttatattcaaagCTCACAAACTGGTCTTGTCAGTGTGTTCtccttatttcaaaaaaattttgaaagatgCTCCATTGGAAcaacatattattattatcttaaAGGATGTAACTTCAGAGGAAGCATCATGTTTCCTAGAATATATGTATACTGGAGAGACCACGGTGCCCAGAACTTTACTCAGCAAATTTCTTGAAACATGCAGGTCCTTAGAAATCGAGGGGTTTACTTCAGTAAATGAGTCCAGCGATGACACGGTTTTAAGTGATCACTCCGGCCGCCCGATAACAAGGGAGAGCTCTTTGGATGTAACCTTATCTAATAACAACGATGTTGATTTAAATTCATCACCTGAACCTGAAAGTTACCACGACACAAATACTAATTCACGTAACAATTCAAAGAAGAgacgaaaaaaaagtaaaggaCTAAAACCTAAACAACAGAAACTTGAcgataaaaatgatttgatatCAGTTGAAATTCCAGAACTTGCGGGTTCCATCTCTGATAATGATAATCTTCATGAAAATAGAAGTAACATTCAAGCAGAATTGGATATTTTAGACAGCCCTCCTCGGCCTCCCTCAAGTATATACTTTTCAGTGGGAGAACCTGACAATGACATATCAACTAGAAGTAAGGAAAGCTTGATTAGGCTGAACCAACATGACCATGATGACCATAAAACTAATTCTCCCATAGCATCGACGAGAGGAAATGCTGCCCAACAAAGCGAATTTCTAAAATCGTTGAATTTGATCTCAAAGTCATCAGAAGATACGAATGATGGGTCTGACGAATCGGAGGTCATAGTGAGGAAAATATGTAGGACGCGTAGCAGcagaattttttcttgtagAAATATTTCTAAGGCTACTTTTGCGCATCAGCCAGTGCCAGATGTGCAGACGCGCCCTGAGAGACAATTGAGAGTGATTTTAAGCCGATTTCAAGGATCTCCTAGTGCGTCAAAGTCTAATATGAATATATGA
- the LOC136415872 gene encoding ubiquitin-protein ligase E3C gives MAFKLRYSFEGNLKTKPEQNLSGASTKLSRDLLIQKTHEERRKRQEQRLKLQSAELLQSHIRSYLVRKHVKDYQRQEYVASENLLSIEDKLKRLLFFYHPRKDFDKFSKLSQQLLDHKAEFLKLINSNSQTCWTVKRLLVLCLKHCSQNENQNLMLQVINIFNDNNGIVFYLIRKGYFGYLRILLDSASGMVLSLILHLIHRPFKFLNEFGPSQDLVFSEFCNHFLKPPLTYNVKVYLIPYFKTKMDSSFYDKLIRYLNSIYYLIQSNSLFYCMLALEPADYEPGYDSIHVFSLLSKDLHSLKPSLDLSDDSDYEDDEDVEMSEEEVLLSHYLNILNNSNEVRKLLNFLENNCDDELVLTAFVNFAQNLLLVYKDSIRKYLLLYKLGLNSIFLKKLWSSMSKKHYSELQINGALLVSWRDCHTKLSVFCDMFTFYTETLTDKENSDTSETFTQDDLHTMSTLLKSVAIDLVEIAFPLCRASSVIVTPEIIHLYRSCLSCLKMLHTLDMRRQFCPAGFWTARKIPISPDLAKKNYLSKRIVPFGGTISNSEDDEHLPPLSTIEQRSLAVLQELPFLIIFNTRVQLLRDFCRFSLGENEYQRMHHELTHDNSVVIRRNYLYEDAFEKISTKSESDLKHRVRIQFINNVGLEEAGIDGGGIFKEFINEVLKTAFDPNRGFFLMTGDNALYPNPNVHLIVENYTEHYKFIGRLVGKAIFENILVDLPLAEFFLAKLLVDRASTCYLKSLDPVLYRNLLYLRDYTGDVSDLGLDFSTVNNDLGETRVMDLKPNGREISVTNENRLEYIQRLADLKLNVQLKKQCAAFREGLNSVVPLLWLKLFNHKELQVIIGGDTQEVDLGDMRAHTVYSGDFTADHPTILLFWKILYSFNDIQKRQLLKFVTSCSRPPLLGFKELNPPFCIQSSGVDNRMPTASTCLNLLKIPIIKEEEVLCSKLLAAIEQQAGFELS, from the exons ATGG cttTTAAGTTGCGTTACAGTTTTGAAGGCAACTTGAAGACAAAGCCAGAGCAAAATTTATCTGGGGCTAGTACGAAGTTATCCAGGGATCTACTAATTCAGAAAACTCATGAGGAACGACGTAAAAGGCAG GAACAAAGGCTAAAATTACAGAGTGCCGAACTTTTGCAATCACATATCCGCAGTTACCTAGTGAGAAAGCATGTGAAAGATTACCAAAGGCAGGAATATGTCGCGTCAGAAAATCTTTTGAGTATTGAGGATAAATTGAAAAGGCTTTTGTTCTTTTATCACCCAAGAAaagattttgataaattt aGCAAATTATCACAACAATTGCTTGATCATAAAGCAGAATTTCTCAAactaataaattcaaattctcAGACTTGTTGGACTGTTAAAAGGCTACTTGTTTTATGTTTGAAACATTGCTCCCAAAATGAAAACCAAAACCTAATGCTTCAAGTTATCAACATATTTAATGACAATAATGGAATTGTATTTTATCTAATTAGAAAAG GTTATTTTGGGTACCTTCGAATATTACTTGATTCAGCATCAGGAATGGTACTCTCATTAATACTGCACCTCATTCACAggccttttaaatttttaaatgaatttggcCCATCACAAGATTTGGTTTTCTCAGAATTTTGCAATCATTTCTTGAAACCCCCCCTGACCTATAATGTAAAGGTTTATCttattccatattttaaaacaaaaatggacTCTtctttttatgataaattaataagatatttaaatagtaTTTATTATCTTATTCAGAGCAATAGCTTGTTTTATTGTATGCTGGCACTCGAACCTGCAGATTATG AACCTGGCTATGACAGCATCCATGTATTTTCCTTACTTAGCAAAGACTTGCACTCTTTAAAGCCCTCATTAGATCTCAGTGATGATAGCGACTATGAGGATGATGAAGATGTTGAAATGTCTGAAGAAGAAGTCTTATTATCACATTATCTTAACATACTTAACAATTCAAATGAAGTAagaaaactgttgaattttttagaaaacaacTGCGACGACGAATTAGTACTGACAGCATTTGTGaattttgctcaaaatttgCTTCTTGTATATAAGGAttcaattagaaaatattt GTTACTGTATAAATTGGGATTAAATAGTatctttttaaagaaactttggTCATCAATGTCTAAGAAGCACTATTCAGAACTTCAGATAAATGGAGCTTTGTTGGTTTCATGGAGGGACTGTCATACAAAACTTTCAGTGTTCTGTGATATGTTTACGTTCTACACTGAAACTTTAACTGATAAAG aaaattctgaCACTAGTGAAACTTTTACTCAAGATGATTTACACACAATGTCGACGCTGCTAAAAAGCGTAGCCATTGATTTGGTGGAAATTGCCTTTCCTTTATGCAGAGCTAGTTCA GTAATTGTAACGCCGGAGATTATTCATTTGTACCGGTCTTGCTTGAGTTGCTTGAAAATGCTACACACTCTGGATATGAGAAGGCAGTTTTGTCCTGCAGGATTCTGGACAGCCAGAAAGATACCAATCTCACCAGATTTGgcaaaaaagaattatttgtCTAAAAGGATTGTACCTTTTGGAGGCACCATATCTAATAGTGAAG ACGATGAACATTTGCCCCCTTTATCAACAATAGAACAGCGGTCTTTGGCGGTTTTACAAGAGTTAccttttctaattattttcaatacgCGAGTTCAGTTGCTCAGAGATTTCTGTCGATTTAGTTTAGGTGAAAATGAATACCAGCGAATGCATCACGAGTTAACCCATGATAATTCGGTGGTAATCAGAAGAAACTACTTGTATGAAGATgcttttgagaaaatttctaCTAAAAGcg AATCAGATTTAAAGCACAGAGTTCGGATTCAGTTTATAAATAATGTGGGTTTGGAAGAGGCGGGAATTGATGGGGGAGgtatttttaaagagtttATAAACGAGGTTTTGAAGACGGCCTTTGATCCAAACAGAGGATTCTTTTTAATGACAGGCGATAATGCTCTTTATCCCAACCCTAATGTCCATCTTATAGTTGAAAACTATACGGAACACTATAAATTTATAGGGCGTTTAGTTGGAAAG gctatatttgaaaacatcTTAGTAGACCTTCCTTTAGCAGAATTTTTCTTAGCTAAATTATTAGTAGACAGGGCCAGCACCTGTTACCTCAAGTCATTAGACCCAGTACTCTACAGAAACTTATTGTATCTCCGAGACTATACCGGTGACGTCAGTGATTTAGGTTTAGATTTTTCCACTGTTAACAACGATCTAGGAGAAACCAGG GTAATGGACCTAAAACCGAACGGTAGAGAGATTTCGGTGACAAACGAAAATAGATTAGAATACATTCAAAGACTGGCGGATTTGAAGCTAAATGTTCAATTGAAGAAGCAGTGTGCAGCATTTCGAGAAGGGTTAAACAGTGTGGTGCCGCTTTTATGGCTTAAATTGTTCAATCACAAAGAACTTCAAGTCATTATTGGCGGAGATACGCAAGAAGTTGATCTCGGTGATATGAGAGCACATACTGTTTATTCCG GTGATTTTACAGCAGATCATCCTACAATACtcttattttggaaaattctatACAGTTTTAATGATATACAAAAGAGACAGCTTTTAAAGTTTGTGACCAGTTGTTCGCGGCCACCGCTCTTAGGATTTAAG gaattaaATCCTCCCTTCTGCATACAATCGTCTGGAGTTGACAATCGTATGCCTACAGCCAGTACGTGTTTGAATCTTTTGAAAATACCGATTATTAAGGAAGAGGAGGTACTTTGCTCAAAACTGTTAGCAGCTATAGAGCAACAGGCTGGTTTCGAACTATCTTGA
- the LOC136415951 gene encoding UPF0389 protein CG9231, which translates to MGYSIFQKLLPVQRWLQNTPIIRHNSSGTDKLTSSHKVDNLEKRFLVWTGKFKTLEEVPDFVSQSVMERARNRMRIKIANYMMVATVLGCVLMIYLGKKDAEAGNSVQKMNLDWHSKVKEDFEKSKEAASK; encoded by the coding sequence ATGGGTTAttccatatttcaaaaactgcttCCAGTCCAGAGATGGCTTCAAAACACACCCATAATAAGACACAATAGCTCAGGCACAGACAAGTTAACATCAAGTCACAAAGTAGACAACTTAGAAAAACGCTTTTTGGTATGGACGGGCAAATTCAAAACTCTAGAAGAAGTGCCAGATTTTGTGTCTCAAAGTGTAATGGAAAGAGCTAGGAATCGAATGagaattaaaattgcaaattatatGATGGTAGCCACAGTTTTAGGATGTGTTCTTATGATCTACCTTGGTAAGAAAGATGCTGAGGCTGGTAACAGCGTACAGAAGATGAATCTGGATTGGCACTCAAAAGTAAAggaggattttgaaaaatctaagGAAGCAGCCAGCAAGTGA